One segment of Capnocytophaga sp. oral taxon 878 DNA contains the following:
- a CDS encoding HNH endonuclease, which yields MIQLQKTTTTPASLATKKRYDGEDVKDLLAKDHYDKCYICERKLTTDFQVEHLHSQEHYPDERYNWENLFFVCSYCNGKKLANFDDIVNPTKEAIEEKIVQTLNYDKADFATDDTSEAIQQTIVLLNRIFNGKNGIRKLKEERFFEEFLSKMNNFEQAVYDYLSAPTPETKEVIRELLSIEQEFLGFKYWIIKNNPSLYADFSDDIVWNKV from the coding sequence TGCAGAAAACTACCACCACTCCTGCCTCTTTGGCTACTAAAAAGAGATATGACGGCGAGGATGTAAAAGACTTATTAGCCAAAGACCATTATGATAAATGCTATATCTGTGAGCGCAAACTGACTACTGATTTTCAAGTAGAACATTTGCACAGCCAAGAGCACTACCCTGATGAAAGATACAATTGGGAAAACCTTTTCTTTGTATGTAGCTATTGTAATGGAAAAAAGTTGGCTAATTTTGATGATATTGTAAACCCTACTAAAGAAGCTATTGAAGAGAAAATCGTGCAAACCCTTAATTATGACAAAGCAGATTTTGCTACTGATGATACTTCGGAGGCTATACAACAAACGATTGTGCTACTAAATCGTATTTTCAATGGGAAAAATGGCATAAGAAAGTTAAAAGAAGAACGCTTTTTTGAGGAGTTTCTATCAAAAATGAATAATTTTGAACAAGCGGTATATGATTATCTCTCTGCACCTACCCCAGAAACCAAAGAGGTAATAAGAGAATTACTCTCTATAGAACAAGAATTTTTAGGGTTTAAGTATTGGATAATCAAGAATAACCCCTCCCTATATGCAGATTTTTCAGATGATATTGTATGGAATAAGGTTTAG
- a CDS encoding DUF721 domain-containing protein — protein MKRYNDRDRIGDDASIADIIALIISKYHLRRGLQKAAVPSLWEELMGAAIAKYTASVELNGSTLYVRLTSAALSNELSMGKTKIINLMNEGLEEKLIHKLIFLS, from the coding sequence ATGAAAAGATACAACGACCGTGACCGTATAGGGGATGATGCTTCAATTGCTGATATTATTGCCCTTATTATTAGTAAATACCACCTTAGACGTGGCTTGCAAAAAGCTGCTGTTCCTTCTCTTTGGGAAGAACTGATGGGTGCTGCTATAGCTAAATATACGGCCTCGGTGGAACTAAACGGTAGTACCTTATACGTAAGGCTTACTTCGGCTGCGCTAAGTAATGAACTTAGTATGGGAAAAACTAAAATTATAAACCTGATGAATGAGGGTTTGGAAGAAAAACTAATACATAAACTGATATTTTTAAGCTAA
- a CDS encoding N-acetyltransferase gives MIRPATATDAASVAPLMFQAMEEIVYKMIGKEHREEAIALLESLFGQENNQYSYQNAWVYEENSSVIGSLIAYDGKELDMLRMPVLLLIKEHYGIDITLEDETAAGELYIDTLSVREEAQGRGIGSALIEHLKGIATQPIGLLVDVHNPAAERLYTRLGFVYTHEQNLAGGVYKHLIFR, from the coding sequence ATGATACGCCCTGCTACTGCTACTGATGCTGCTAGTGTTGCCCCTTTGATGTTTCAGGCAATGGAAGAGATTGTTTATAAGATGATTGGTAAAGAACATCGGGAAGAGGCAATAGCCCTATTGGAAAGTTTGTTTGGACAGGAAAATAACCAATACTCATACCAAAACGCTTGGGTGTATGAGGAAAATAGTAGTGTAATAGGCTCACTGATAGCTTATGATGGTAAAGAATTGGATATGTTGCGTATGCCTGTGCTGCTCTTAATTAAAGAACATTATGGTATAGATATTACCTTAGAAGATGAGACTGCTGCAGGTGAACTGTATATTGATACCCTTAGTGTGAGGGAAGAAGCCCAAGGGCGAGGTATAGGTTCGGCACTTATAGAACACCTTAAAGGTATAGCTACCCAACCTATAGGTTTGTTAGTAGATGTGCATAACCCTGCTGCTGAGAGGCTATATACGCGATTGGGATTTGTGTATACACACGAACAGAATTTGGCTGGGGGGGTGTATAAACACCTTATATTCAGGTGA